In Xenorhabdus griffiniae, the genomic window TGGAAGCGGTTCAACAGGTTATCCTCTTCAACTAAGTGCGTGTTTCTGCCAACGCGCTTTAGATCGCGATAAGCGGCCAGCCGACAAAATGGGGAGGATGTTCTCAAGAGAGATGCGAGTGAACAGCGTGTTTAATCTTTTTCCAAAATTCTTGGGCCGGTTCCATCTTGTCCAAGAACATCATTCGGATTACGTAAAGGACACTCTGTTAACGAAAGGCATCCACACCCAATACAATTACCTAAATTATCTCGTAATCGGATGAGTTTTTTGATGCGTTGATCCAGAATATTCTGCAATTGTAAAGAAAATGTTAGCCATTGTTCGGCTGTCAATTGACTATCAGGTGGAAACTGGTCTAGTGCTTGTTTTATTTCTTTCAGAGAAATACCTGTGCTTTGTGCGACTTTGATGATCGCAATATAGCGCAATACAATTGAAGGAAAACGGCGTTGGTTACCTTGATTGCGTGAACTTTTGATTAATCCTTTCGACTCATAAAAATGGAGGGCAGATATAGCAACTCCGCTACGTTTTGATACCTCTCCGATAGTTAACGCCCGATTAAAATCAATGGAATTATCTTTTTCCATATCGATGAACCCTAATTTAACTTTAGGTTGTATACTGCACTGCTTTTTATCATTTGAAAAAAACCGTGCCTTTTCGCTGAAAATTGAGTGTATACCAATCTAACTTCAAGATGTGTCTTATATCTCCCCGCGTAGCGGGGAGATATAAATAATCACATTGATTTGCAAGCTGCAACTTGAAGTTTAATGTGTATAAATTCATTTTTTCATTTCGATAATGTAGTAGTTACCATTTTCTGTGGCAAAATCCATGCTGTAGATATTTGTGATAGAGAGACTCGCTTTTTTTGCCATAAATTCAAATTCTGATTGATATCGTTTCTTGCCTAACAGAAGAGTATCTATATATAAATCAAATGATACTGCCTCATTTGGCTCTTTAATCATATCGATAACATATAAAACGGAATCTTCCCGCATGGCTTTATGGCAGTTTTTGAGAATATCAATAGCTTGATTATCTGGCCAATCATCTAAAACATTTTTTATGCTGTAGGCATCATATCCTGCTGGAATAGTAGAAAAGAAATTACCATTGATAAAAGTAATCCCTTCTGATTCTTGCCTGATAAAATCATATTGATCCATGACATGGCATTGGATATGTGGATAGTGCATTTTTATACTTTTTGCCAAAGAACCCACCCCACCCCCGATATCAATCAATGAAGAAATGCCATTTAGAGGAATATGTTCAATAATATGTTCATTCATCTTATCGGTCATTTTTGCCAATAAATTATCAAAAACCGTTTTGATGGTTTTATTTTTTTCATGATTGAGATAATCAAAAAATGGCTCATGATGGGTAAGTTCAAAAGCGGATTTTTTATTCGTTTTGCTTAAGGAGGAACTGTATTGTGACCAAGCGTTCCAGAAGGCAGGATCTAATTCGAACTTTATATATAATGTTTCAAAGCTGTTTGGATCACTGAGTGATGCCCATTGTTCAGTAAGGTAAAATTTATCATCTTTTTTGGTTAACACATTAAGTGTTTGCATATAATTCAATAACCTATGGAATCTGTCTTGATAAACATGACATAGCTGAGCAATTTGTTCCACGGTTTTACCATCTTGGGTACTTAAATATAATGGTGCTTTACTATCTACAAAAGCAAATAGTGCATTCGATTTGCGATAGGCAGTAACCATTTCCAATGACATTATTATTCCCCTTATTCAAGTTTTTAAATAAATTGAAATTCATTGGGTATATGTATTTTTATTTTAAATTTTGTAATTATTTTTATATACGCATTAAACTTCAAGTTACAACACGCTATGAAATCACACGCATCTTGAAGTTAGACTGGTATATTTTTAAATAAAGAGGATGCAAATGATTTACCAAAGAAACCAAGCGCATCCTGATTATTTATTTTCCCTGGTTAGTGGATGCACTATAAAACCTCAAGATAACTTGAGGTCAAGTAATATTTATCTAAGTACGTCTAATATTTTTTGAATGTATATACGCGTTACCTTTCAAGTTGCTCATTATAAAACAACATAACTCGTTGTTTCTCCCAGCTTTGTGGGGAGAAACAATATGCATATTGAAGTGAGATGGCTATACGCATTAAATTTTAAGTTGCAGCTTGCAAATCACTGTGTGTGATTGTTTATATCCCTCCGCTACACGGGAGATATAAGACGCATCTTGAAAGACGATTTAGGGAGCTGTGCCTTTGGATTTCAACTGGCAGCTTTCCCGTAATATGCGCATGACAGTATTTGCACCGCTACGGTTGGGATTGATGCGGATCATGCGTTGTTCCAGAGTGGGATCTGCTTGACGGAAGGTGCCGGAAATGCGGTAAAACAGGGGCGGAATTTCAAACTTTGACTCTGCACCTACCGGATAAGGTAGCGCACCGAGTGTGGGAGCTATGGCGAGCACTCTTTCTGCAATGGGATCGTGAAATTCGACCAGTAACACTTTTGATTGTGCATTGGCGAGAAAGGCTTGTTTTACCTGTGGCAATTCCCCTTGGTTCAAGCGCGTCACCAGTTCGTTATTCACTTCGGCCTGTACTGCGTGCATAACCGGTGCGAATACCATACCTCGCAGGGCTTCCATTGCCTGATAACCTTGTATCTGGCAGCCACCGGAGTACATGCTGTGGCGTAGATTATCAATGATTGCCTGCTTTCCTACAATTAACCCAACGCCTTGTGGTCCCAATAATTTGAAGCAAGAGAACGTGGAAAGGGTTGCGCCATATTGACAACCGATATGTGCTACTTTCATTGCCGCGTAGTTATCATCGACTAATGAAGGAATGTCATATTGATTCAGGGTGCTGATGACCTCTTGCAGGCAGTAGCGGTCAGATATTTTCTGGCGTGTATGTTGAATAAGGCTGGCAGCGGGGGAGAATTGCTTAATAGCGGCCACAATTTGCTCTGTGTGGTTGAAATCTGCCTGTACGACACGAAGCCCCATTTGTTCAATTGATGCCTGGGTTGTGGGATAAATCGGTGCATGATGTACAAGTAACGTTGAATTGGGACTGACCAACGCGGCCAGTCCCGCGCGTAATGCACCCGTTCCTGCTCCATTGACAAAAGCGGCTGTTTCAGCGCCGAAAAACTCCGCAATCACCGCTTCAATGCGTCGGGTCATCCGTGGTTGGTGGAGATCTGGGACTAACCCCAGATCGCCTTGCGAAAGAAAATCAGCACCAGGAAAATGGCGACAGATAATATCAACCAGCTTGAATTGTTGCTGTTGCGCTTGTGCCATCGTCATGCTTTGCAATGGATAGGTTTTCATTTTCTTATTTTATTCCCAGCAGAAACAGCAAGTTTGCCAGTATACCCACAATGATTGTCGCAATTGGGCCGATAGCCATTTCCACTAAAGGACGTTTGGATGTACGGTTAAGCAGATAGATACCCGCCACGATCATAAAGCCCATGCCAGGCAAAATTGCGTTGGCGGCAATCATCGCACCAACCAGCAAGGCAACTTCGAGCATTTTGGTGATCGCGGTACGAATATGTCCGCTGCATGCTTTCACTCCAGGATACTTATCCAACCAGATAGCGATTTTTGCCAGTAGCTGGATTTCAATGAACATGGTGATGCCGCCTGCGACAAAGGCAATCCACGGATTGTTGGTTGCCAGCCCTGCCACAAACACAAATTTCATGCCATTTGGGCTATAAACGCCTGTGGCTATAGCTGTCGTACCCACTAATGGGATGAAGCTGATGGCACGTGCCAGTGCTACCAGCAATGCATTGGTCTGTTCACCTTGAGCCATGAGTTGTAAGGAAACAGGCCCTTCCGCCAGCAGGCTAAAAGACATGGTCGCAGCACTGGCGGTCAAGCCGCCACACAGGATTAGCAGCCATTTATTTTTCTGGATACGTTCTATACGGGTGGAAAACAGACCGACTAAGACTTCGTTGGCACCTTTTTGCTCCGCTGTCTGCGTTGGACGTTCACGCATGGCAAAGTAGAACATGGCAATCATCGACAGCAATAGTGCCGCGCCGTTAGGATCAATGCTGACGGGTTTTTCGATCATCCCCCCAAAGCTCAACGGGCCAATGGCCTTGGTTGCCAGATAGCCGACCAGTGCGGTGAACATGACCAAAAGCCCTTTGCGATAGCCGTATTGATAACCGACGACCATCGCAGGAAACAGGGCGAAACAGGCCACAATCGGATCGCCTACTTTCTTGAGATCATTGGTGAAATTAACGGGCAACATGGCAAACAGTTCCACCACCGAACGCAGCCCAGCCAGCAATGCGATGGCATATAAGGCACCAATGACACCAGAGGAGATAAAACCTCTCCGGCTATTGGCACACCAAATCCCGATCATGTCTGTACCGAGTAACAGGCTGTGAACCAAGACAATGGGGGCCGTGAGTGAAAAGGGAATGCCAAAACCGACAACCAAACCAATGCTCAGGGCGAAACTGGTTGCGGCAAGCGCTTTGCGGCTCATGCGACCTTCAAGGTATTCCGGCAACAGTGGGCGTAGGCCATCGTGAAAAACAGCGATACCACGGTTTGCCATCATAGCGGCAATAGCGCCAATGGCTGCCAATAACCCTGCCTTAAAAGGATCGACCTCCATCAACCTCAGTAGGAAATCATGAAAATGTTGCACGATTGCCTCCTTACAGTGAGATGATGGTATTAATGATCACAGGCAGGACGATATCAATATCCTGACCGGTAAAACCAAATGCTTTCTTACCGGCTTTCACATGGGCGATAATCTCGTCATTGGACAAGATTTTTCCTGGCATTCCGACGGTGGCACATTGACTTAGTCCAATAAGCGCAATTGCCATTGCCAGTGCACCTCCTCCACCCGTATTACACGCGCCAAAATAGTAATCTGCTTCGCCATTTTTAATTGCCATCGCCGCGTCAATATCATTCATGATGGTAATAGCGGTGGCTTTATTGCCGGCCAATTGACGAATGCTTTCGGCTATTGCCTGTTTCTCTATTTGTCCACCAACGACAAATCTCATGTTGTTATCCCTCTCTTTGTATCTTCATATCGGATTGCTTTTTGAAAAAGCTATGTTTTTAGAATTGGTTTAATTTAACCTTGTGTTTTGTAAGTTTATTTTTTCTTGCCTTGGAAAAATTGTGCAGGATTATCACGCAGCATTTGGTCTATCTGTTTTTGACAAAAACCGGCTTCCAGCAACATAGGAACGAATACGGTTAGCAAGTAATCGAAACCATTTCCCCCATTGTTTTTCAAATGAGATCGACGCGTGATATCTTGGGAAAGCATGATCCGATCCAGCAGTCCACGCTTGGCAACCTCTTGCAACATGGTAATGCGTCGGCTGTCGGGATAGTAATTATTCTTGCCGATTGTATCGAATTGTACCCATGCTCCGTCCTCTAGCAGTGGAATAATGGTGTCCAGATTATCCCTCAGATCACAATGGCCGATAGCCACATATTCAGGGGAAACGCCAATCTCCATTAACAGCGCCAATTGCTCACGTCCCATTGTGCTTAATGTGGTGTGAGTGGAAATAGGACAGCCTGTAGCCTGGTGTGCCAATGCCGCAGCGATAAACGCCTTTTGCTCATCTTGTGTGATTTGATCGAGACTAGAACCAATTTCTGCAATTACCCCTGCTTTTAATGCGGTGCCATCAATGCCAATTTCAATTTCAGCGATCATGTCATCGGCGATAGCCTGTACACTTAACTCTCTGAAATGAGGAGGGAAGAAAGGTTGTTTATAGTAGCCCGTCGAAGCAATGATATTGATACGGGTATCACGCATCAGATCCAGCAGAAAAGCGGCGTTGCGTCCCATGTAACGATTGGTCATCTCCACGATGTTTCTCACCCCAAGGCTGTAGAGGTGACGAAGTTCTCCTGCGATCAGATCGTATTGATCCAATCGACAATCCAGGTTTCCTTTCACATCAGAGAGATCGATATGCAAGTGTTCATGTACATAGGTATAGCCTGAAACATCAATCAAGTTATTTGCCTTTGTTGCCAAACGGCCGGATCATGCGGTAATTCCGTTATAGCGAAAATAATATTATTTAATGATGGAATGATCTTATTTGTAATACCTTTGTTGGGGGATTAGTTAGAATAACCACTATTTTTCCAGTTTCCTTGACTGTCATAAATCCCTTCAAGTTTTGGAGAGCCGGATTGAATACCTGAAACAAGGGCAACATCGCTGCGCGTTGTGAAAATCTGAGGGCGAAAACACATGATCACTGGGCTACCAATAGGGTGAATGCCTGCTAACGGGAGGTGGTAGTCAATGCAGGGTTCACCCAGACGTAGTATGCGTACTTTTTTAGCCAGGGTGATGCCAGGAGGGGTGGTATGTTCAGGAAGAACCAATGCATGTTTCATATGCCCGCGTTTGTAATAACCGCCACCGTAGCAGTAACTATGACCATCATGGTGATGGGATATTTCTGTGAGATAGACCATTGCAATGTGTTCCGGCTCGCAGCCACAGAAGTTGGCGGGGATGGTTCCGGTCAGTGCATGGCCTGGTTCCAGGTGGGTGGCGCCGTATTTGGCCAGTAATGGTATGGTGTTACAGCTTGAGGCTGCCGGAGCATTAATTTGCGAAAGTTTAATGCCGAGTTGTTCCAGTCGGTTTCGTGCCCGAATGAGGGTGAGCAAATTGGGGGTGGGTAAGGTTATCTGATAGCGGGGATCCCATGCCAGACAAGGAAAATGCGTCAGACCGCTCAATTTTATGCCTGGCATGTGTTTTAAGGCATCGACAACGGTATCTAATTCGTTAAAGGTGATACCGGCTTCTTGGCCGGAGAAGGCGATATCTCGTTTATCAAATATTTTCAGCATGATGGGCTGAATTCGCCCCAATTTCTCCGCAATATCTGAAATAGCTTGGGCTTTTTCAAGGGAAAATACAGTAATGATACTCGGACTATGCTTGAGCATGGTTTCTATTAAATGGGTTGGGGTCTGTACCAAATGACCGATGTGGCACAGTGGAATACCATGCTGGCTCAGGCTATAAGCTTCCCTGAAATCGACAGCCACGACACCGCGATAACCGAGGTCAATCAATTTTTGGGTCAGCCATGGGTTACGCCCAATTTGTTTGGTCATCAAATAGAGCTCAATGTCATATTGCGCCGCGGCTTGCAGTAAGCGCTGACCATTGTCCAAAACCTGATCGACATCGATGATGTAGGTATCTGGCAAGATTGCACCTTGTTGCCAAAGGTCTTTTGCAACTTCAATCAATTTGGGGTTCTGTTTTTTTAATGCCTCAATAAACATAGGGCTCCCTTTATCGCTAAAAAGCAGCAAGGCTGTGTGAAATCAACATTTTTATAGATTAATTTTCATTTTTTTGAATATTTTTATGAGAATCAAAAACTAACCTCTTTCGCGTGAAAATATTAAACCATATAAATTTGCCAACAGATAGCCTTCCTCGTTGGGATGTAAGACTACGGTAAATTTTGCAATTAGGGAGTAATGCATTGTGAGTAATTGGTTGTAGTATTCAGATTGCTCGAGTGTTGCCAATATTTCTTTATCCAATGGAGCGACTACTTCACCACGGCGTGAACGCATGAAAGCACTTGCCATATGGGTAAGCGCCATTTCGCCTTGCGGATGACGGATAGGGATGTGCCAGATATCTTCCAGAACATGCACAACTTCCAGCATGTTATCGTGGATATCTTGATCGATAACATCACCTTGTAGCAGGATAGTTAGCCGTTGTTCTATCATTGCTTTTTGTTATACACAGGTGTTAACCAGCCGCTTATTTGGTTCAATAAACGGGTTCGATGATGCCTGTTACTACGTTTTGTTGATGGGTTAGCAATAGATCCCGATCAACCATAGTATGCAGGAGTTGCTGGATAGGAATATTATCCTTGCGGGTGAGGATAACGGCTTCAGAAGCCTTGATAAAACACTCACTGCTGTCAGGGAGTTGGGTCATCAGACCTTGTGCTATGAGTTCATGGCCTTGTCCAACGTTCCAGATGGCCGCATCAATGTAGCCTTTTATTATTTGATTTAGGCATTCATGATAGGAAACCTCGACCAATTCAATCTCTTTGTCAGCAAAGTATTGCTTTGTCATTATTTTTTGGTCTGCTGAGGTGCTATCTAACCCAACGCGACGAATTGATTCCATTTCGCCATTGCGAAAGATTAACCGATGCCTGTCTGTATAACTTTGTGTCCCTAGTGAAAGCGCAATATATAGATCTTTATTATCTGGGTGCTGTTCTGCGGCAAGTCTTGATGTTACCGCTAAATCGTAAACACCACTCAGTAAACATTCAATGCGGATATCTGAGCCACGCATGTGCGCGAAGTAAAAGGGAACACTTGCACACAATGCTTTTAAACCACTGGCCAGCCCTTCATAAGCTCGGGTATATGGGAGTGGCATCGCACAAACCACATTGCCAATATCGGCATACTGCAACAGTAATTTGTGGTTTATCTGTGCAAGAAAGCTACCACTACGACCACGACGCTTAATTCCAACCACCTGCGCCTGTTCAAGAGATTTTAATGCTGCTTGCATCAAACCCACGGACAATCCACATTCTTTAGCCAATACTTCTATGGTTTTCAGGCGATTACCGCATTGTTCAGAGAGGAGATAACGAGCCAGAAATGACTGCGCGATCCCTTCTTTTTTAATGAATGTTTGACTCATCATTACAAGTTCTTATCCATTCCCATTTATATTCATAAAATTGAACATAAATCGCAATAAGCGAATTAAAGAAAAGGGATTAATATCACAATTACAAAAAAAATGAAAATTTAAAAAATGATAAAGTTTAATATTATCAATATTTTGAATATATATTTCAATTTTGCATTGAAGATATAAAAATTGCCATCATGGGAGAATATAGGGCCGGTTAGGGTATTATCTATGCCCGCTCACTGTGTTTTTCTGTATCGATGGTGATTTTTGCTGTACTATTTATCACGCTACAGAATAATTAGGCTACATTCTGCACGTTATTTTTGCATGAATCAATAAAATATCTTATGGCATGTATGTTATTTAAGATCATTAAAATTTATACCAATCTAACTTCAAGATGCGTGTGATATTTCCCCGCGAAGCGGGGGAGATATCAGGTTTCATATCGTGTTGTAAATTGCAGCTTGAAGTTTAATGCGTATAGCTTTTTCTGTTGTTATAGCCAACAATAAAGTAGGTTTATTATAGGATTATATTTTCATTTTCTTATTTATATAGACCAATTCAACTTCAAGATGCGTGTTATATTTCCCCGCGAAGCGGGGAGAAACAATATGCATCTTGAAGTTAGATTGGTATAAGATTGTTTTTTGAAAGATGAAATATATAAATCAAAATATTGCCCAGATTGAATACAAGCCACATTAGTGGTATCACTTCCCATAGTACCACTTATACACCAATCTCATTTCAAGATGCGTGTGGCGTCTCCCCGCGAAGCGGGGAGACATCAGGTTTCATATCGTGTTGTAAATTGCAACTTGAAGTTTAATGCGTATAGCGCTTAACAAATATCGAGACCAGGAAAAAGGGTTATGAATACTTTATCCATTGTAACCATTTTATTGATGTTATTTCCTTGTTTGGTCAATGCTGGTGAAGTAAATACAGCTTTAGCCAAGGAAAATGAAACAGCGACAGCACGTTTTTTCAGTAAGCTGATTGAAACCAACGATCCAAATGTTGCAGAGCTAACAATGGCATTGAAAATGATGCCCAAAGGTGCAGATATCCATATTCACTATTCTGGTGCAATATATGCAGAAACCTATCTTGATTGGGTTGGTGATAAGGGCTATTGCATTTATGATCGGACCGATCCGAAACTTAAGATCGAAATTTATCGAATAGAAACACGTCAGAAAAACCAACTCCCAGGCGAGAATCAGCAATTTTGTCTCGAAAAGAGTGCAGTCATGGCAAACAATGCCTTCTACCGAGAGTTATTGAAGGTATGGTCAGACAAAGATTTTCATAACCATTATCACGTGCAGAAGGCGCCGGACCAGCACTTTTTTGATACCTTTAGTTATTTCAGCCCATTATCACATCAAATTTTAACGGATGGGATGACAAAATTAAAAAATCGGGCCAAAAATGAAAATGTTCAGTATCTGGAAATAATGTTAAACAGGGCACCTTCTTTTGAGTACCCAGAACTGGCTAAAGCACTCGATGCGTTAGGCCCAGATGCTGATGAAAATACCGTTTTCGCAGCATTGGCGCCCTATGCGGATTTTATGGCTAAGGACCCACTTGTCAGGGAAGGCATATCTGATTATATCCAAACCGAAGAAGCGGCGGTTTCCGGGATCGACGATGATGAGTTTCGGATTCGGCTCCAATCTTATGTTGTTCGTAATGCGTCACGCGCGACTGTATTCTCAAGTCTGTATTCGGCATTTTCAGCGGCACATATGAGCAAAAAGATTGTCGGTGTGAATATTGTTGGGCCGGAAAATGGTTATATAGCCATCCGTGACTATAAGTTGCACATGCTGATGTTCCGGTATCTAAAAAGGCTTTTCCCCGATGTTCGTTTATCGCTACATGCGGGAGAATTAGTAAGTGGAATGGTTCCGCCAGAAGATTTGGCAAATCACATTCGATATGCTGTAGATATCGCAGGGGCAAATCGGATCGGCCACGGTGTTGATATTGCCAGGGAAGAGAAGGCGATTGCATTACTCCAGGTACTGAGAGAAAAGGCAATTCCTGTCGAAATTAACCTGACGAGTAATGACTTTATTCTTGGTGTTAGAGGGAATGAGCATCCGATAAAACTTTATCAACGTTATGGAGTACCTTTTGTGATATCAAGTGATGATCTAGGCGTTTCTCGTGGTGACCTGACTCATGAATTTGTCATTTTTGCCACAAACTACAAGCCATCTTATGCAGAGATCAAAAAAACCGTATTTAATAGCATCCAATATTCTTTTCTATCTCCAGAGGAAAAATCGGCGGAGTTGCAGGATCTGCGGTCCAGGTTTTTGATTTACGAATCAGAGATTGCGGGAATAGAAAAAGCGGTGCACGAGCGCGCGCATACGCCGGCAGAACAAAATTAATTTGGCTATTGGGATTTAATCAGATAGTTTTTTAGCCATTATATGCATGATGCTTTGCTGCTTGGGGCTGGAAAAAATAATATCTTTTTGCTGTTTCAGCCCCTTTCGGACATAAAATTTGATGGCAAAAGTGTTCTGTTCCAATACTTCCAGCCAAAGCCACTTTTGCTCTTGTTCATGGCCAAATTTCACCACATGATCAAATAATTGATCACCATATTTTTGTCCGGTTAGCTTGGGTAGCAGATAGAGTTTATGTAAATGGATACCTGTAAAATCTTTATCAGGAATAGGTTGATTTAAAATGATTTTACTGAAACCAACTATGTTGGCATACCTTATATTTTGGGGAGTAATGATATTTGAGCCAGTAGTATCCTGAGATTCAGCAATAAACCATTTATGGTCAGGAGATTGTAATGAATCCGATATTTGTTCTACGGCGCATTCTCCGGCAATATATTCTTCCAATTCATCTTGATCATGCCATAAATAAGAAAAGTGAAAACGATAGCTTGTTTCCAGTAGCCAAGATAGTAGTGTAGCGTCTTCTGTCGTTGCATCCCGAATCGTTAACATGGATACCTCTAAAATTATTTATTGGTGATTAGGCCATGATTTGAGATGTCATTGATAAGATGTTCTCCTGCCAACCATTCCCCATAACCTGAAGCGGTATGGATATGCCCAGCCCCAGACAAGACAATGAGCTCTGATTGCCAGTGAATTGCTAGGGTACGTGCTTTTTCCAAAGATAAAAATTCATCGTTATCACTGCATACCAGTGTAGATGGAAAAGGTAGAGGAGATGTAGCCAGAGGGCGTTGAACCTGAATTTCCAAAGGTGCTTTAGGGTTGTCGATATCAGCAGGAGCAACAAGCAAGGCCCCTTTGACTTTATTGGATTTTCGTTCTGCTGCCCATTGGCTAATGGTAATGGCACCACAGCTATGTCCAATAAGAAAGAGTTCTCCCGCTGTTTTTTCGATGGTTTCATTAAGACGATGTATCCATTTTTCCCTGACGGGAGATT contains:
- a CDS encoding GNAT family N-acetyltransferase, with product MLTIRDATTEDATLLSWLLETSYRFHFSYLWHDQDELEEYIAGECAVEQISDSLQSPDHKWFIAESQDTTGSNIITPQNIRYANIVGFSKIILNQPIPDKDFTGIHLHKLYLLPKLTGQKYGDQLFDHVVKFGHEQEQKWLWLEVLEQNTFAIKFYVRKGLKQQKDIIFSSPKQQSIMHIMAKKLSD
- a CDS encoding RBBP9/YdeN family alpha/beta hydrolase, with protein sequence MTAITYLIVPGYTNSGPDHWQSHLERKYLNVVRVQQDDWQSPVREKWIHRLNETIEKTAGELFLIGHSCGAITISQWAAERKSNKVKGALLVAPADIDNPKAPLEIQVQRPLATSPLPFPSTLVCSDNDEFLSLEKARTLAIHWQSELIVLSGAGHIHTASGYGEWLAGEHLINDISNHGLITNK